The following coding sequences are from one Anguilla rostrata isolate EN2019 chromosome 16, ASM1855537v3, whole genome shotgun sequence window:
- the anln2 gene encoding anillin, actin binding protein 2 isoform X4, whose product MDPFVEEIAARAQVRQASLQQRSAQRVNPQGGERMGGTPGPLKRPREPLSDNGNLPASAGHLDNSVKRRCLDPAGDESRDPCRRWAGSPPKPRPRRAELEVKPDTPAISSIKSRLKQLTEKKEAGGAAHTGVGVSPPIQKSWLGSEGEENRGEFHLLGDTEFRSRVERFELGPPQDSPSQSTPRPSVPSGFARAVQEKLQKAKTPSTGRAQRIRQEREQELLMLKAQPIANNAWLKTSLFDSSLSEAESSALAEDGGNNVSGDVQPEESSAASEPAVDTTAAMDTTPAFAEEPSPQHRLTVSQHASLSRSTPLRGAFLSADAEPSLPEELSTSKMIDQMFAGVLDSSEEVEEEETEEVGGRDEEEETAGERNAVAEPEEEGREQDERIDEEEEEEKREQQPQEEEVQKLEGVVVEGDGSSEDELLSPLPGCLLSPLGKSVEAAVTPLRLPSSHQNEPALTPEETSCPPKVTAPLYSIDAYRTQRQSSQKPVQCVTPVGRSLAAERPRLHPQPSVNTKERITLLNEEAGRLQSIISQTLQALSCCTDPGHGQGSLEEAEAERLLLLSCEKRSALLAEVSRLREEAGSGGAPPDDPAQVPCRGTVSISNVRLPLKTDFVSSVRSHTGLPAHYFFVLIRYGTHDIVATPLATAADALNGDTISFPTSVTLRDIPSSFEIDVEVFSLSHRPGNNLNAVRRSTKSKVTPKKFLNTLTRTNHSLTSSTLSTVGPRRSSNFTLVGCHRITLQSLGQSKFPLDKMKFEGKVRKLLGDEFQDKVPFLSPLEGNVYLQLDCEGHSHVQHSGFLTVFEDVSGFGSWHRRWFCLSGSRLCYWSYPGDEHSKTPEGSISLLGSGSLCVRPVNRNSCARPHTFELASVMQQGNDHSLDKRWFSADTREERLQWVEKLSQALLDLQTWSTRPRTPDSQTFSKTPQESVL is encoded by the exons ATGGACCCTTTTGTGGAG GAGATAGCGGCCCGCGCGCAGGTCAGACAGGCGAGCTTGCAGCAGCGATCTGCCCAGAGAGTGAACCCGCAGGGCGGTGAAAGGATGGGTGGGACCCCGGGACCCCTCAAGCGGCCAAGGGAGCCCCTGTCAGACAACGGGAACCTCCCGGCCTCTG CAGGTCACCTGGACAACAGCGTGAAGCGTCGCTGCCTGGATCCCGCGGGAGACGAGAGCCGCGACCCCTGCCGGCGGTGGGCGGGGTCTCCTCCTAAGCCACGCCCACGCAGGGCAGAGCTGGAGGTGAAGCCTGACACACCTGCCATCTCCTCCATCAAGTCCAGACTGAAGCAGTTGACTGAGAAAAAGGAGG CAGGTGGtgctgcacacacaggggtgggAGTGTCTCCTCCAATCCAGAAAAGCTGGTTAGGATCAGAAGGGGAGGAGAACAGGGGAGAGTTCCACCTCTTAG GTGACACGGAGTTCCGCTCGCGAGTTGAGCGGTTCGAACTGGGGCCCCCTCAGGACAGCCCGTCCCAGTCCACCCCCCGGCCCAGCGTCCCCTCCGGCTTCGCCCGCGCGGTCCAGGAGAAGCTGCAGAAAGCAAAGACCCCCAGCACAGGCAGAGCCCAGCGCATCCGCCAG gagCGTGAGCAGGAGCTGCTCATGCTGAAGGCCCAGCCAATCGCAAACAACGCCTGGCTGAAGACGAGCCTGTTTGACAGCTCACTGTCTGAG gCGGAGTCCAGCGCGCTGGCAGAGGATGGCGGTAACAACGTGAGCGGCGACGTGCAGCCTGAGGAGAGCAGTGCGGCCTCGGAGCCCGCCGTCGACACGACGGCCGCCATGGACACGACGCCCGCCTTCGCAGAGGAGCCCAGCCCtcagcacagactcacag tttcccagcatgcctcgcTCAGCCGCAGTACGCCGCTCCGCGGCGCTTTCCTCTCCGCAGACGCAGAGCCCAGCCTTCCCGAGGAGCTCAGCACCTCCAAGATGATCGACCAGATGTTCGCGGGAGTTCTGGACAGCAgcgaggaggtggaggaggaggagactgaggagGTGGGGGGACGGGACGAAGAGGAGGAAACGGCGGGGGAGCGTAACGCCGTCGCAGAGCccgaggaggaggggagagagcaggacGAAAGGAtcgatgaggaggaggaggaggagaagagagagcagcagccacaggaggaggaggtgcagaagcTGGAGGGAGTAGTGGTGGAGGGGGATGGGAGCAGCGAGGACGAGCTGCTCAGCCCCCTCCCCGgctgcctcctctcccccctcggCAAGTCCGTGGAGGCCGCAGTCACCCCGCTG AGACTGCCCTCTAGCCATCAGAATGAACCTGCACTGACCCCTGAAGAGACAAGCTGCCCTCCTAAAGTGACTGCCCCTCTTTACAG CATCGATGCGTACCGCACACAACGTCAGAGTTCCCAGAAGCCCGTGCAGTGCGTGACCCCGGTGGGACGCAGCCTTGCCGCCGAgaggccccgcctccacccccagccGTCCGTCAACACCAAGGAGCGAATCACG ctgctgaatgaggagGCGGGGCGGCTGCAGAGCATCATCAGCCAGACCCTGCAGGCGCTGAGCTGCTGCACGGACCCCGGCCACGGGCAGGGCTCCCTGGAGGAGGCCGAGGCCgagaggctgctgctgctgtcct gTGAGAAGCGCTCCGCCCTGCTGGCCGAGGTGTCCCGGCtgagggaggaggcagggagCGGCGGCGCCCCGCCCGACGACCCCGCCCAGGTCCCCTGCAGGGGGACGGTCTCCATCAGCAACGTCAGGCTGCCCCTCAAGACTGACTTCGTCAGCTCCGTCCGCTCGCACACAG GTCTGCCCGCTCACTACTTCTTTGTTCTGATACGCTACGGAACCCACGACATCGTGGCCACGCCCCTGGCCACCGCGGCCGACGCCCTGAACGGGGACACCATCTCCTTCCCCACCTCCGTCACCCT ACGAGACATCCCCTCCAGCTTTGAGATCGACGTGGAGGTCTTCAGCCTG TCCCACCGCCCAGGGAATAACCTGAACGCCGTGCGCCGCTCAACAAAGTCCAAG GTCACTCCGAAGAAGTTCCTGAACACCCTTACG agAACCAACCACAGCCTGACAT CCTCCACGCTGTCCACTGTGGGCCCCCGCAGATCCAGTAACTTCACCCTGGTGGGTTGCCACAGGATCACCCTGCAGTCTCTGGGCCAGAGCAAGTTCCCTCTGGACAAG ATGAAGTTTGAAGGGAAAGTGAGGAAGCTCCTGGGAGATGAGTTTCAGGACAAG GTGCCCTTCCTGTCTCCTCTGGAGGGAAACGTCTACCTGCAGCTGGACTGCGAGGGCCACTCCCACGTCCAGCACAGCGGCTtcctg ACCGTGTTCGAAGACGTGAGCGGGTTCGGGTCGTGGCACCGCCGCTGGTTCTGCCTGAGCGGCAGCAGGCTGTGCTACTGGAGCTACCCCGGCGACGAGCACAGCAAG ACACCAGAGGGCAGCATCTCCCTGCTGGGCAGCGGCAGCCTGTGCGTGCGCCCGGTGAACAGGAACTCCTGCGCCCGGCCGCACACCTTTGAGCTCGCCAGCGTCATGCAGCAGGGCAATGACCACTCGCTGGACAA GCGCTGGTTCTCAGCTGACACGcgagaggagaggctgcagtgGGTGGAGAAGCTGAGCCAGGCTCTGCTGGACCTTCAGACCTGGAGCACCCGTCCCAGGACCCCCGACTCCCAAACCTTCAGCAAGACCCCCCAGGAGAGCGTGCTGTAA
- the anln2 gene encoding anillin, actin binding protein 2 isoform X2, whose protein sequence is MDPFVEEIAARAQVRQASLQQRSAQRVNPQGGERMGGTPGPLKRPREPLSDNGNLPASAGHLDNSVKRRCLDPAGDESRDPCRRWAGSPPKPRPRRAELEVKPDTPAISSIKSRLKQLTEKKEGGAAHTGVGVSPPIQKSWLGSEGEENRGEFHLLGDTEFRSRVERFELGPPQDSPSQSTPRPSVPSGFARAVQEKLQKAKTPSTGRAQRIRQEREQELLMLKAQPIANNAWLKTSLFDSSLSEVSPPGRSSSPVASCVRRRPRRCPLYPWDAESSALAEDGGNNVSGDVQPEESSAASEPAVDTTAAMDTTPAFAEEPSPQHRLTVSQHASLSRSTPLRGAFLSADAEPSLPEELSTSKMIDQMFAGVLDSSEEVEEEETEEVGGRDEEEETAGERNAVAEPEEEGREQDERIDEEEEEEKREQQPQEEEVQKLEGVVVEGDGSSEDELLSPLPGCLLSPLGKSVEAAVTPLRLPSSHQNEPALTPEETSCPPKVTAPLYSIDAYRTQRQSSQKPVQCVTPVGRSLAAERPRLHPQPSVNTKERITLLNEEAGRLQSIISQTLQALSCCTDPGHGQGSLEEAEAERLLLLSCEKRSALLAEVSRLREEAGSGGAPPDDPAQVPCRGTVSISNVRLPLKTDFVSSVRSHTGLPAHYFFVLIRYGTHDIVATPLATAADALNGDTISFPTSVTLRDIPSSFEIDVEVFSLSHRPGNNLNAVRRSTKSKVTPKKFLNTLTRTNHSLTSSTLSTVGPRRSSNFTLVGCHRITLQSLGQSKFPLDKMKFEGKVRKLLGDEFQDKVPFLSPLEGNVYLQLDCEGHSHVQHSGFLTVFEDVSGFGSWHRRWFCLSGSRLCYWSYPGDEHSKTPEGSISLLGSGSLCVRPVNRNSCARPHTFELASVMQQGNDHSLDKRWFSADTREERLQWVEKLSQALLDLQTWSTRPRTPDSQTFSKTPQESVL, encoded by the exons ATGGACCCTTTTGTGGAG GAGATAGCGGCCCGCGCGCAGGTCAGACAGGCGAGCTTGCAGCAGCGATCTGCCCAGAGAGTGAACCCGCAGGGCGGTGAAAGGATGGGTGGGACCCCGGGACCCCTCAAGCGGCCAAGGGAGCCCCTGTCAGACAACGGGAACCTCCCGGCCTCTG CAGGTCACCTGGACAACAGCGTGAAGCGTCGCTGCCTGGATCCCGCGGGAGACGAGAGCCGCGACCCCTGCCGGCGGTGGGCGGGGTCTCCTCCTAAGCCACGCCCACGCAGGGCAGAGCTGGAGGTGAAGCCTGACACACCTGCCATCTCCTCCATCAAGTCCAGACTGAAGCAGTTGACTGAGAAAAAGGAGG GTGGtgctgcacacacaggggtgggAGTGTCTCCTCCAATCCAGAAAAGCTGGTTAGGATCAGAAGGGGAGGAGAACAGGGGAGAGTTCCACCTCTTAG GTGACACGGAGTTCCGCTCGCGAGTTGAGCGGTTCGAACTGGGGCCCCCTCAGGACAGCCCGTCCCAGTCCACCCCCCGGCCCAGCGTCCCCTCCGGCTTCGCCCGCGCGGTCCAGGAGAAGCTGCAGAAAGCAAAGACCCCCAGCACAGGCAGAGCCCAGCGCATCCGCCAG gagCGTGAGCAGGAGCTGCTCATGCTGAAGGCCCAGCCAATCGCAAACAACGCCTGGCTGAAGACGAGCCTGTTTGACAGCTCACTGTCTGAG GTGAGCCCGCCCGGGCGCTCGTCCTCGCCGGTGGCTTCCTGCGTCAGACGGAGACCGCGGAGGTGCCCCCTGTACCCCTGGGAT gCGGAGTCCAGCGCGCTGGCAGAGGATGGCGGTAACAACGTGAGCGGCGACGTGCAGCCTGAGGAGAGCAGTGCGGCCTCGGAGCCCGCCGTCGACACGACGGCCGCCATGGACACGACGCCCGCCTTCGCAGAGGAGCCCAGCCCtcagcacagactcacag tttcccagcatgcctcgcTCAGCCGCAGTACGCCGCTCCGCGGCGCTTTCCTCTCCGCAGACGCAGAGCCCAGCCTTCCCGAGGAGCTCAGCACCTCCAAGATGATCGACCAGATGTTCGCGGGAGTTCTGGACAGCAgcgaggaggtggaggaggaggagactgaggagGTGGGGGGACGGGACGAAGAGGAGGAAACGGCGGGGGAGCGTAACGCCGTCGCAGAGCccgaggaggaggggagagagcaggacGAAAGGAtcgatgaggaggaggaggaggagaagagagagcagcagccacaggaggaggaggtgcagaagcTGGAGGGAGTAGTGGTGGAGGGGGATGGGAGCAGCGAGGACGAGCTGCTCAGCCCCCTCCCCGgctgcctcctctcccccctcggCAAGTCCGTGGAGGCCGCAGTCACCCCGCTG AGACTGCCCTCTAGCCATCAGAATGAACCTGCACTGACCCCTGAAGAGACAAGCTGCCCTCCTAAAGTGACTGCCCCTCTTTACAG CATCGATGCGTACCGCACACAACGTCAGAGTTCCCAGAAGCCCGTGCAGTGCGTGACCCCGGTGGGACGCAGCCTTGCCGCCGAgaggccccgcctccacccccagccGTCCGTCAACACCAAGGAGCGAATCACG ctgctgaatgaggagGCGGGGCGGCTGCAGAGCATCATCAGCCAGACCCTGCAGGCGCTGAGCTGCTGCACGGACCCCGGCCACGGGCAGGGCTCCCTGGAGGAGGCCGAGGCCgagaggctgctgctgctgtcct gTGAGAAGCGCTCCGCCCTGCTGGCCGAGGTGTCCCGGCtgagggaggaggcagggagCGGCGGCGCCCCGCCCGACGACCCCGCCCAGGTCCCCTGCAGGGGGACGGTCTCCATCAGCAACGTCAGGCTGCCCCTCAAGACTGACTTCGTCAGCTCCGTCCGCTCGCACACAG GTCTGCCCGCTCACTACTTCTTTGTTCTGATACGCTACGGAACCCACGACATCGTGGCCACGCCCCTGGCCACCGCGGCCGACGCCCTGAACGGGGACACCATCTCCTTCCCCACCTCCGTCACCCT ACGAGACATCCCCTCCAGCTTTGAGATCGACGTGGAGGTCTTCAGCCTG TCCCACCGCCCAGGGAATAACCTGAACGCCGTGCGCCGCTCAACAAAGTCCAAG GTCACTCCGAAGAAGTTCCTGAACACCCTTACG agAACCAACCACAGCCTGACAT CCTCCACGCTGTCCACTGTGGGCCCCCGCAGATCCAGTAACTTCACCCTGGTGGGTTGCCACAGGATCACCCTGCAGTCTCTGGGCCAGAGCAAGTTCCCTCTGGACAAG ATGAAGTTTGAAGGGAAAGTGAGGAAGCTCCTGGGAGATGAGTTTCAGGACAAG GTGCCCTTCCTGTCTCCTCTGGAGGGAAACGTCTACCTGCAGCTGGACTGCGAGGGCCACTCCCACGTCCAGCACAGCGGCTtcctg ACCGTGTTCGAAGACGTGAGCGGGTTCGGGTCGTGGCACCGCCGCTGGTTCTGCCTGAGCGGCAGCAGGCTGTGCTACTGGAGCTACCCCGGCGACGAGCACAGCAAG ACACCAGAGGGCAGCATCTCCCTGCTGGGCAGCGGCAGCCTGTGCGTGCGCCCGGTGAACAGGAACTCCTGCGCCCGGCCGCACACCTTTGAGCTCGCCAGCGTCATGCAGCAGGGCAATGACCACTCGCTGGACAA GCGCTGGTTCTCAGCTGACACGcgagaggagaggctgcagtgGGTGGAGAAGCTGAGCCAGGCTCTGCTGGACCTTCAGACCTGGAGCACCCGTCCCAGGACCCCCGACTCCCAAACCTTCAGCAAGACCCCCCAGGAGAGCGTGCTGTAA
- the anln2 gene encoding anillin, actin binding protein 2 isoform X1 codes for MDPFVEEIAARAQVRQASLQQRSAQRVNPQGGERMGGTPGPLKRPREPLSDNGNLPASAGHLDNSVKRRCLDPAGDESRDPCRRWAGSPPKPRPRRAELEVKPDTPAISSIKSRLKQLTEKKEAGGAAHTGVGVSPPIQKSWLGSEGEENRGEFHLLGDTEFRSRVERFELGPPQDSPSQSTPRPSVPSGFARAVQEKLQKAKTPSTGRAQRIRQEREQELLMLKAQPIANNAWLKTSLFDSSLSEVSPPGRSSSPVASCVRRRPRRCPLYPWDAESSALAEDGGNNVSGDVQPEESSAASEPAVDTTAAMDTTPAFAEEPSPQHRLTVSQHASLSRSTPLRGAFLSADAEPSLPEELSTSKMIDQMFAGVLDSSEEVEEEETEEVGGRDEEEETAGERNAVAEPEEEGREQDERIDEEEEEEKREQQPQEEEVQKLEGVVVEGDGSSEDELLSPLPGCLLSPLGKSVEAAVTPLRLPSSHQNEPALTPEETSCPPKVTAPLYSIDAYRTQRQSSQKPVQCVTPVGRSLAAERPRLHPQPSVNTKERITLLNEEAGRLQSIISQTLQALSCCTDPGHGQGSLEEAEAERLLLLSCEKRSALLAEVSRLREEAGSGGAPPDDPAQVPCRGTVSISNVRLPLKTDFVSSVRSHTGLPAHYFFVLIRYGTHDIVATPLATAADALNGDTISFPTSVTLRDIPSSFEIDVEVFSLSHRPGNNLNAVRRSTKSKVTPKKFLNTLTRTNHSLTSSTLSTVGPRRSSNFTLVGCHRITLQSLGQSKFPLDKMKFEGKVRKLLGDEFQDKVPFLSPLEGNVYLQLDCEGHSHVQHSGFLTVFEDVSGFGSWHRRWFCLSGSRLCYWSYPGDEHSKTPEGSISLLGSGSLCVRPVNRNSCARPHTFELASVMQQGNDHSLDKRWFSADTREERLQWVEKLSQALLDLQTWSTRPRTPDSQTFSKTPQESVL; via the exons ATGGACCCTTTTGTGGAG GAGATAGCGGCCCGCGCGCAGGTCAGACAGGCGAGCTTGCAGCAGCGATCTGCCCAGAGAGTGAACCCGCAGGGCGGTGAAAGGATGGGTGGGACCCCGGGACCCCTCAAGCGGCCAAGGGAGCCCCTGTCAGACAACGGGAACCTCCCGGCCTCTG CAGGTCACCTGGACAACAGCGTGAAGCGTCGCTGCCTGGATCCCGCGGGAGACGAGAGCCGCGACCCCTGCCGGCGGTGGGCGGGGTCTCCTCCTAAGCCACGCCCACGCAGGGCAGAGCTGGAGGTGAAGCCTGACACACCTGCCATCTCCTCCATCAAGTCCAGACTGAAGCAGTTGACTGAGAAAAAGGAGG CAGGTGGtgctgcacacacaggggtgggAGTGTCTCCTCCAATCCAGAAAAGCTGGTTAGGATCAGAAGGGGAGGAGAACAGGGGAGAGTTCCACCTCTTAG GTGACACGGAGTTCCGCTCGCGAGTTGAGCGGTTCGAACTGGGGCCCCCTCAGGACAGCCCGTCCCAGTCCACCCCCCGGCCCAGCGTCCCCTCCGGCTTCGCCCGCGCGGTCCAGGAGAAGCTGCAGAAAGCAAAGACCCCCAGCACAGGCAGAGCCCAGCGCATCCGCCAG gagCGTGAGCAGGAGCTGCTCATGCTGAAGGCCCAGCCAATCGCAAACAACGCCTGGCTGAAGACGAGCCTGTTTGACAGCTCACTGTCTGAG GTGAGCCCGCCCGGGCGCTCGTCCTCGCCGGTGGCTTCCTGCGTCAGACGGAGACCGCGGAGGTGCCCCCTGTACCCCTGGGAT gCGGAGTCCAGCGCGCTGGCAGAGGATGGCGGTAACAACGTGAGCGGCGACGTGCAGCCTGAGGAGAGCAGTGCGGCCTCGGAGCCCGCCGTCGACACGACGGCCGCCATGGACACGACGCCCGCCTTCGCAGAGGAGCCCAGCCCtcagcacagactcacag tttcccagcatgcctcgcTCAGCCGCAGTACGCCGCTCCGCGGCGCTTTCCTCTCCGCAGACGCAGAGCCCAGCCTTCCCGAGGAGCTCAGCACCTCCAAGATGATCGACCAGATGTTCGCGGGAGTTCTGGACAGCAgcgaggaggtggaggaggaggagactgaggagGTGGGGGGACGGGACGAAGAGGAGGAAACGGCGGGGGAGCGTAACGCCGTCGCAGAGCccgaggaggaggggagagagcaggacGAAAGGAtcgatgaggaggaggaggaggagaagagagagcagcagccacaggaggaggaggtgcagaagcTGGAGGGAGTAGTGGTGGAGGGGGATGGGAGCAGCGAGGACGAGCTGCTCAGCCCCCTCCCCGgctgcctcctctcccccctcggCAAGTCCGTGGAGGCCGCAGTCACCCCGCTG AGACTGCCCTCTAGCCATCAGAATGAACCTGCACTGACCCCTGAAGAGACAAGCTGCCCTCCTAAAGTGACTGCCCCTCTTTACAG CATCGATGCGTACCGCACACAACGTCAGAGTTCCCAGAAGCCCGTGCAGTGCGTGACCCCGGTGGGACGCAGCCTTGCCGCCGAgaggccccgcctccacccccagccGTCCGTCAACACCAAGGAGCGAATCACG ctgctgaatgaggagGCGGGGCGGCTGCAGAGCATCATCAGCCAGACCCTGCAGGCGCTGAGCTGCTGCACGGACCCCGGCCACGGGCAGGGCTCCCTGGAGGAGGCCGAGGCCgagaggctgctgctgctgtcct gTGAGAAGCGCTCCGCCCTGCTGGCCGAGGTGTCCCGGCtgagggaggaggcagggagCGGCGGCGCCCCGCCCGACGACCCCGCCCAGGTCCCCTGCAGGGGGACGGTCTCCATCAGCAACGTCAGGCTGCCCCTCAAGACTGACTTCGTCAGCTCCGTCCGCTCGCACACAG GTCTGCCCGCTCACTACTTCTTTGTTCTGATACGCTACGGAACCCACGACATCGTGGCCACGCCCCTGGCCACCGCGGCCGACGCCCTGAACGGGGACACCATCTCCTTCCCCACCTCCGTCACCCT ACGAGACATCCCCTCCAGCTTTGAGATCGACGTGGAGGTCTTCAGCCTG TCCCACCGCCCAGGGAATAACCTGAACGCCGTGCGCCGCTCAACAAAGTCCAAG GTCACTCCGAAGAAGTTCCTGAACACCCTTACG agAACCAACCACAGCCTGACAT CCTCCACGCTGTCCACTGTGGGCCCCCGCAGATCCAGTAACTTCACCCTGGTGGGTTGCCACAGGATCACCCTGCAGTCTCTGGGCCAGAGCAAGTTCCCTCTGGACAAG ATGAAGTTTGAAGGGAAAGTGAGGAAGCTCCTGGGAGATGAGTTTCAGGACAAG GTGCCCTTCCTGTCTCCTCTGGAGGGAAACGTCTACCTGCAGCTGGACTGCGAGGGCCACTCCCACGTCCAGCACAGCGGCTtcctg ACCGTGTTCGAAGACGTGAGCGGGTTCGGGTCGTGGCACCGCCGCTGGTTCTGCCTGAGCGGCAGCAGGCTGTGCTACTGGAGCTACCCCGGCGACGAGCACAGCAAG ACACCAGAGGGCAGCATCTCCCTGCTGGGCAGCGGCAGCCTGTGCGTGCGCCCGGTGAACAGGAACTCCTGCGCCCGGCCGCACACCTTTGAGCTCGCCAGCGTCATGCAGCAGGGCAATGACCACTCGCTGGACAA GCGCTGGTTCTCAGCTGACACGcgagaggagaggctgcagtgGGTGGAGAAGCTGAGCCAGGCTCTGCTGGACCTTCAGACCTGGAGCACCCGTCCCAGGACCCCCGACTCCCAAACCTTCAGCAAGACCCCCCAGGAGAGCGTGCTGTAA